The Lolium perenne isolate Kyuss_39 chromosome 6, Kyuss_2.0, whole genome shotgun sequence genome segment ATAAGATGTAATATAGGATTTGAGCTGCTCCCGACCTACGATAAGGCCCTCTTCCTAAACTAGAGAATGAATGAGTTTCTTTCTATGTCAACCATTGGCGACACTATGAAAGTATctcgtattcgaatctccttccAACAAGAACTAGGCCTTAGATCTgtggtaccatttgagttcctcctcccGAAGCAAACCGGCTAACTTTGCATTATTGACTTTTAAGTTCAATCTCCTACGTAGTTAGCAGTCGTACCTCAGCCGATTGCCTCTAATTCATCAATATATGATGATAGGCTAAGTTTCTCTTATTTAAGCTGAGTCATGTGCCTAGCCCACCCTCTAAGGTATCTACACATCGAACGTAGTTTGTTGTTCCACCTTTGTATTGGGGTGTTCCAAGCAACCGACTTGTCCCATATGAATTtaaccatgtccgagaagccatcCCGATTTAGCCATCCAAGTTTAAATTTAAACGTACGTCTACGTTGCGGTAATGGCATCCCAATAGTTAATAAAATTGGAGCATGATCTGACAAAACTTCAATCCGAGGAAGAACACGTACCGAGACTAGAGGGAACTTAAATTTCCAATCTGAGTCCATCAGTACGCAATCCAACTTCTCGTACGTAGGCTCAGAGAGACTGTTTGCCCAAGTAAACTCTCTCCCAGCCATTGTAACCTCTCTCAAATCAATGACATCATTGAATAAAAAAAGGCCAATGTGTGTCAAATATGCCTCTACTCTTCTCCTAGGGGTATCTAAGCAAGTTAAAATCCCCTCCTATAATGATCGGATGCAAATTGTTCTTTGCTCGATTTACCAACTCAGGAAGAAAAGCAGGTTTATCAACATCCTGAGCAGCCCCATAGATAGAAACCAAACTCCATATGAAGTTATCAGACTTATTCCGAATGTGAAGTTTGATATGCAAATCACCTCCGGAATTATCTAAAATCTCCATAGTCGAAGTTCAGATCCCAACTAATAAGCCACCAGAACACCCCCGAGGCGGGCGGGATATCCAAGTAAAGTCCTCCCCGCCTGAAAGGTGATTTAGAAAACTTGTTGAATAATTCTGTTTGCCCGTCTCGGAGATAGCAACAAAATCTAAAGCATGTTCCCTAATACTTTTGACAATATGTAAGTGTTTAGCCAAGTCTTTCAGACCTCTGCGATTCttaaacatgccattcatttggAAACAATGGGAGATTTAGTTACCTTGGCCTTTTTATTAGGCTAAGCATTTCGTTTAATAGAGAAAAGTCTAGTATATACTCTTAACGTATTATTACAGAGGATgcgatggagatgctctaagcagtAGATAAGATGCACAAGCTCACTTGGATGAACACCGAGTAGTCCTGCTGCACCAATGATCGATTAACTGATCACTGATAGAGACACCTCTGATTTTTCTAGATGAGGGTAGTTGTAAAATCCAGGAGGATGTTTACTCACTTTGATGCATTTTATTTAGTTCAGCTAGTACTATCTCCGTTTTGAAATATAAGTTTTTTTAGGAAGCTAAATTAGTTTTTTACAAGCCTTACATGTAGAAACCGGAAGTAATATGTTTCAGCATTTTTTTATAATTTAATTATAGAGGCTGATGTTAGCAGGCGTGCATGCAGCTGGTCACAGTTACACACAAATGCATGACACAAGAAACAAACCAACAATCCTAGGTGCTGCTACCTGACTGAGCTACCAGGATAGCTACAGGCCTGCAACAGCCTTGTAGACAGAGAGAAGGTAGAGGTGGAGAGAAAGCTGAAGTAGCTTTGTCACATGCAATCCACTTTTGGACACCACAAAATCCAGTTTGAACCAGAGAAACCTCTCTCTCTCATCTcagcacacacacaaaaaaaatcgCAAATAGTAGTACTAACAACAAATCAGCCCTCCTCAACAAGAAAAGCACAAGCCCAAACATCAAAACAATCCAtccaaacttgatcatactataaaGCAGCTAGCAGCATGGAAGGACCAGACACCCCACTACATATGGCCCCCTCTTACCTTATGATCTACTCTGTCTCCCTTGCACCTAGCTAATCAACAAGGCAATTTCACACACCAAGAAACTAGTCTGTGAGCGTGGGTACACAGAAGCCTAGCCAGGAACTAGTAAGATCAATAATTCTTTGAGATGAGAGCTGGGGGTTGCACGGTGCAGCAGACGCTGACGGCGGATGCGGCAGTAATGGTGAAGCAGGCGGTGAGCCTGGCTCGGCGCCGCGGGAATGGGCAAGTGACGCCGCTGCACGTGGCGAGCGCGATGCTAcaggcgccgccgccgtcgggGCTCCTCCGCGCGGCGTGTCTCCGGTCGCACTCGCACCCGCTGCAGTGCAAGGCCCTCGAGCTCTGCTTCAACGTGGCCCTCAACCGCCTTCCAGCCTCCGCCGGGGCCTCGccgcttttcggccaccagcacCACGGTCAGGGCTACTACCCGCCGTCCCTCTCCAATGCGCTCGTCGCCGCATTCAAGCGCGCGCAGGCGCACCAGCGGCGGGGCTCCGTTGAGACCCAGCAGCAGCAGCCGGTGCTCGCCGTCAAGATCGAGCTCGAGCAGCTCGTCATCTCCATCCTCGACGACCCCAGCGTCAGCCGCGTCATGCGCGAGGCCGGCTTCTCCAGCCCTCATGTCAAGGCCAACGTCGAGCAGGCCGTCTCGTCCATGGAAGGGAACAATCCTTGCACCATCGCCCCTGCCGCTGATGCGCATGGCCGAAACCCTAAACCTAGCGCAGCTGCTAGCAGCTTACCAATGCCACCACATCAAGAAGCCAAAGCTCGAAAGCTGCCTCTTGATCAAGTGCGAGAGGAGGACGTCGCGGCCATCCTCGACTGCCTTGCCACCCAGAGCAAGAGGCGGGTCATGGTCGTCGCGGAGTCCGCGTCCGCGGCCGAGGCAGCGGCACGAACTGCCGTGGACAAGATCAAACGCGGCGAAGCGAGGCAGGAAGCCATGCGGGGCGCGCAGGTAGTCAGCCTCAAGATGTCCATGTTCCGGGACTTGCCGAGGGTCGAGGCGGAGCGGCGGCTCGCCGAGCTGCAGTGCGTCGTCAAGGCGGCAGGCGGTGCTGTCGTTCTAGTCGTGGAGGATCTCATGTGGGCAGCCGAGTTCTGGGTCGGGCGCATGGAGGCGGGGAGGAGGTTGGCGTCAGGCTGCTACTACTACTGCGGCGTGGAGCACGCCGTGGCCGAGGTGCGCGCCCTAGCGTGCCACGGCGACGGCGTCCGATTGGTCGGCTACGGGACGTACCAGGCCTACATGAGGTGCAGAACCGGGCACCCGTCGCTCGAGGGTCTCTGGGGGATCCACACGCTCGCCGTCCCCGCCGGCAGTCTCGCGCTCAGCCTCAACTGCGTCGACGTCGACAGGTAAAAATCAATAATGTATGCTTGTGCTTGGACGCCCATATAATTGAGGCAATACTGTTTTGTTCATAGCTGATACGTATTCACACTAGTTAGGCCATTTCCTCATTACTACATGATTTACACAGAGAAGCTACACGCGTATATAGACCACCACATATCTTAACGTTCTCTCTTCAGTTTGCGTCATTGTTTCCTACACGTAGGTAGGTTTGCAAAGCGGACATCCCGCAAACCcgcatatatatatatcaaaaATCAAACTTGTGTTAACTTCAAGTATAAATTGTACACGTACATTTAGTTTGTAATGTTGCCTGCTTAATAGCAGAATCACAGATTTTCGTTATCATTTAATTCTCAGAACATTTTTTTCGGCTGCAACTCTATTTGCAATTGAAAAAATCTCATTTGCAATTATATGACTTGGTTGAGCACTAAGTTAGATATATAATTAACTTTCAATGAACCTCTTTCAGTGAAAGGTTTCTCTACTTTCCCATTTGCAATTATATAACAGGAGGGAGACATAAGTGTAATCAAAATTAGCCGCGATGCTAATAGGGTTAGTCATGATGAGCTGGCTAAGATAGGTAGGGTTGATCAGAGAGCTGCGATTTGGTTTGTGGATTTACCACTGGTGGTTTCCCAAGCCATTGAACTTGATTGTAATCCTCCTATCATTTAATAGATCTCTCtttccctgcaaaaaaaaaaaaaaaacttgactGAGTACTAAGTAAATTATGAGCTAGCCGAGAATTAACAAATCCTTTATCATGTGCGATCCGAAAAATGCGTAGCTCCATGCAAGTATATGGCTAGTTCCAAATTGCAACAGAATAATTAGGCCTGTGCGGTTCTGGCATGCATGCATGACAGATATTGGGTACGTTGTGGCGGATGAATCTTATTACAGTACGATTTTCATGTCTTGCAGTGAAGTCGCGCTCAATCATCGCCGGTCGATGAAAGCCGAGTGCGACGTAAGTGGAAACGGATCGACGTTGCCTGCTTGCCTGTCGCTTTTGGACGGAGGTGGTTCTGGTCAGCTGACGGCTGCCTCCACCTGCTGCGCCGATCGCACCGCCACAGAGGCCGGCCCCGTGAAAGAACTTCACCGGTCCATCGTGCCATCGTCGTCGAGCATCCCTCCCTGGCTCCAGCATTGCCGTGATCAGGTAAATATACCACGAGACATGCGCAGCATCTGTCAATCTGTCATTGAATAACTGAACCGCGCATGAGAAGAATTTAGTGCTTGATTTTATGGCTGTGATAATTATCTACTAGGGTTTAATTGTTGCACTGGATACTTGGCACAGGAGCCTTCTCATTTCAAGAATTGGAGCTCGACATGCGGCGGCTCGCCGTCCATCAGGACGACGCTGAACAAGAACTTCTCGACGGTGCTGTCGCCTTCCTCCTCTGTCTCCTCCCACGAGCAGTACTACCGCCAGCAGCTGTACCAGCCATGGCTTGTCGCCGAGGCGCACGGGCCCAAGCACCCAGGGCGAGCCCAGTACGGCGGCTATGCAGCCGATGGCGTCAGGCTTCTGAGCGCTGCGGCCAAGTCCCGCGACTCGAGCGCCTCCAACAGCTCGGTGGAGGTGGAGTGCCGCTCCAGGTTCAAGGAGCTCAGTGCCGAGAACCTCAAGGTACTCTGCGCTGCGCTGGAGAAGGAGGTGCCGTTGCAGAAGGATATCGTGCCCGAGATCGCCAGCACCGTCCTCCGGTGCCGCTCGGGCACGGCGAAAAGACGCAACGTCGATGGCAGGGGCGCGAAGGAGGAGACGTGGATGCTCTTCCTCGGAGGCGATACGGACGGCAAAGCAAGggtggccagggagctcgcgaGCCTCGTCTTCGGCTCGCGTAGGAGTTTTATCTTCATCGACGTCAACACGTTGTCGCCGGCACGGTCGGATTCCACCGAGCAGCACCGGGCGGCCAAGCGTCCACGGTCGGCGGCAAGCCGGGGTTACCTCGACAGGCTCTTCGAGGCCGTGCGCGACAATCCGCACCGCGTCATCTTGATGGATGGCGTCGACCAAGTCGACCGGCGATGCCAGATGGGCATCAAAGAGGCTGTCGAGAGCGGCGTCGTGCGGAGCCACGTCGGCGACGAGGTCTCCCTCGGTGACGCCATCGTCGTTCTCAGCTGCGAGAGCTTCGGCTCGAGGTCAAGGGCTTGCTCCCCGCCGCCGACGAATAATGCGATGCGCCAAGAGGATAGCACGTCTGGTCATCGTCAAAACGAAGCCGCCGCCACGCCGTCGACGGGGCCTTGCTTTGATCTTAATATGAGCGTGGATGACGTCGACAAGTTTGAGGAGCAGGAGTGCTGCTTCGGTGATGCTGGCCTGCTCAAGGCAGTGGACAGGGCATTGTTCTTCAGACCACCGGCGAACTTGTGAACTTATGATCTCGGTCAATCGTGTCGGATAAT includes the following:
- the LOC127334588 gene encoding protein SMAX1-LIKE 3; the protein is MRAGGCTVQQTLTADAAVMVKQAVSLARRRGNGQVTPLHVASAMLQAPPPSGLLRAACLRSHSHPLQCKALELCFNVALNRLPASAGASPLFGHQHHGQGYYPPSLSNALVAAFKRAQAHQRRGSVETQQQQPVLAVKIELEQLVISILDDPSVSRVMREAGFSSPHVKANVEQAVSSMEGNNPCTIAPAADAHGRNPKPSAAASSLPMPPHQEAKARKLPLDQVREEDVAAILDCLATQSKRRVMVVAESASAAEAAARTAVDKIKRGEARQEAMRGAQVVSLKMSMFRDLPRVEAERRLAELQCVVKAAGGAVVLVVEDLMWAAEFWVGRMEAGRRLASGCYYYCGVEHAVAEVRALACHGDGVRLVGYGTYQAYMRCRTGHPSLEGLWGIHTLAVPAGSLALSLNCVDVDSEVALNHRRSMKAECDVSGNGSTLPACLSLLDGGGSGQLTAASTCCADRTATEAGPVKELHRSIVPSSSSIPPWLQHCRDQEPSHFKNWSSTCGGSPSIRTTLNKNFSTVLSPSSSVSSHEQYYRQQLYQPWLVAEAHGPKHPGRAQYGGYAADGVRLLSAAAKSRDSSASNSSVEVECRSRFKELSAENLKVLCAALEKEVPLQKDIVPEIASTVLRCRSGTAKRRNVDGRGAKEETWMLFLGGDTDGKARVARELASLVFGSRRSFIFIDVNTLSPARSDSTEQHRAAKRPRSAASRGYLDRLFEAVRDNPHRVILMDGVDQVDRRCQMGIKEAVESGVVRSHVGDEVSLGDAIVVLSCESFGSRSRACSPPPTNNAMRQEDSTSGHRQNEAAATPSTGPCFDLNMSVDDVDKFEEQECCFGDAGLLKAVDRALFFRPPANL